TTTTGATCTCTGCTGCAGTGTTTTACTGTAGCAGCTGATCTTGGAGGTCCGGGCTGTTTGAAGGGTCAGGTTTCACCAAAGATGAGCGAACATATCTGAGCACATTGACGTGAACCGTGTGAAGACAGACACGATTGTGATTTCACGTGTGATGCTTCATCACGTTGTGTTTCGTCCACAGGGTCTCGAGTGTTTAACGGGAGCTCTGTTCCAGAGACCTCCTCTCATCGCTGCCGTCAAACGTCAGCTCCGAGTGCGGACCATCTATGAGAGCAAGCTTATCGAATATGACCCGGAGAGAAGATTAGGTAGAAATTTCGgatgtgttttttgtttgttgcagGAGTCAACATGAACAGCAAAATTCACCATGTTTACTTTGAATTGTTCACGATAAGACTATTTGTAAGATGTTTAGTGTTTGTCTTGAAAATGTGATATAACTGACCCCGCCTCTAAAAcaactagggctgtgcaaaaatattgttaaagctaactatcgtgataaaTTTGTCCacaatagaccttttgcgagtcgacaTCAGTTACGTCAGGCGcgcatgtggtggcagaaaaacagtggaaatgaatgagacacgagtgaaacgaacaatataactcactagaaaatgttttgttgtgctgtgagtgtcagaataggaatgccaaaatagatgaccttcatttttatagtataccgtcgttgaagacaccatttgaagataaacgtaggtgtctatggttgcaataagccctcaaccggacagactggagtgatgaaatcatctgaaaatcttttaataatttgaatagaaaataattagagaagatatccggtgttctgtcgaagtctgatccctctatgtgtttcttatagcgttttcatcacgttacgtttataatttatttagaaagatttgaatgagttcataatatcaataatattaacatttattaaagttttcatatttttttgttttctattacttctttttaccttctaTCTATGTcgtcttcctgtttgttctaaattatgatgtttactaataaatatataaacatagcacacacacacatgatgtaaagtgttaataatatataaacaggccaatacaaattaatttgtatgtaaacataatagttttacaACAAACACGTAAGctaaaaatataaggaaaaaattgaaaactggaaatgatgaaatatttaataaatgatattatacagaatacatgatagtattgctcttataagtacttcagcgattcatactgtaaaaataattgatttaccaataaagaacaatacatttacattacatacatgcacacatatcagtagccaagccatttaaactttttatttaaaacataaacgtaacttggtgaaaacgttataagaaacattacacttaagagaaatataggggaaacagacttgTACAGAACActggatccataaaaatcacagtttaatgctaaaacacttcacacagctattgagaagcattcactttctgccaccagttgggctccgcccacaaaaaacatcatctctgtttgcaaacatgcaaaaggtctatagtgtatcgatatttcacTCTCTACTATCGATATCCCTAAcatccctctgtgtgcgtcaaacgatCTCcaccgctgctgtagttgtcgctgtccaaTTGTCTGTCGTATACTGTtattcggccaatgtctcaagtaagcgggagtgagaaaatggcagaaaatttaaacGCACATGCAGCTTTCAAACCGCGTATCGGATCGTGCGGCCCTTGTCAATACCATCCCTAAAAACAATGTTACCTTTTGTTTGACGTCACACGactcttaccgtgggttcataccagctgcgtttgaggcgtcaaattcgcgtgtCTGCCGCAtttagtttgccgcttgaatattttttgtttactcgcttcattcgcacgtaaaattctagtcatcaagacatcCACGTGGAAATTAGCGTCGtaggaggggcttctgcaactccgctcgCGTCTTGTAATCACGTCaatactagagcaagctcctgattggttaacgcggcgcgttttTCCACCAATGTTcgaatttttcaactcgcgtgttTCCCGCGAACTAGACGCAATTACGTCTAccacgctaaacgcctcatttgcgctgcgagacctccagatgcgtgTCAATGTGTCttaacattgacttaacattgaaagcACTCGGGCTTGACACCTCTACCATGGCGGtctaaacgcagcattagaaccGTTTTATAAGTAGTGCATCTTTTTTTCAAAGCTAAACTGGGTTAAAACGCTGTTTCATGTTGACTCAAGtgtttttaaaggccacatgATGTGATTTAGATGACATTAGCACACTGTGCAAAGATGACTCCCTATCTATCACCCAAGACTGATGGCTGTGATTTAGGGGTCAGTATGGTTAAAAGGAGCCTGTATTAGAGTAATGATGTTATCTTAAACCGTTGGCAGGTATTTTCTGGGTGAGCTGTGAAGCGGGCACGTACATCAGAACTCTTTGTGTTCATCTGGGTCTGCTGCTGGGAGTTGGCGGTCAGATGCAGGAGCTGCGACGGGTCCGCTCTGGCGTTCTGGGAGAGAAGGTGCGTTCAGAACCGGCCCGTCCTTATCATACGAGCCAAAGTGTTGAGTTCGGTTCTGGGCTTTTACCCAGTTCTGGTAATAAATCTTTGGTAAAGGAAATGGCTGACAGTGAAGAAAAACATGAAGAGTCATGCTGGTGGCATCTTCATCAAACTTCAGCCTACATCTAATGGTTGACATGCGTGATCTGACACGTTTAGTCTCACATGTGTTGTCCAGCTTTTACTATTCATGCTATCGGTAAAAATGTTCTCTATAATTAAGCACAAGGAAGACTTGTTAGTATACTTTAAACATGGTAATATTTGAAAATTGTGCGTTTCATGTAAATCATACTTATCAAatctaatgtgttttttgatAGAAAAGTTTTGAGGTTTGTTGTTGCAGACTCTTATAGGCAACACATTTTCTGTGCACTTGACTTTAGTGAAATTTCCCTCAGTCAGTGTATTCATTGATTTTGCGTCTGATCTCAGGATAACATGGTGACCATGCACGATGTGCTGGATGCTCAGTGGCAGTTTGACCACAACAAAGATGAGACGTATCTGAGGAGAGTGATCTTCCCCCTGGAGAAACTACTCATCTCACACAAGAGGATCGTCATGAAAGACAGCGCTGTATGAATATTTCCTTTTGTAGTATTTATGCTGTGGCGTTTTGGATTGGAGTGTCtaatagcatttttttaaaaacaggtTAACGCTATATGTTATGGCGCCAAGATCATGTTACCAGGTGTACTGCGATATGAAGATGGTATTGAGGTGAATCAGGACATTGTGGTTATAACTACCAAAGGAGAAGCTATTTGTACAGGTAAAAGCAAGGAGCGCCTTATTCAGAGCCACATGACGACAGATATTTAACTTTACAGTGAAGATGAATGTGATGATTTCGGGACAGATGTTCTCCTCGCCAGATTCTGACTGTCATTTCTTTCACAGCGGTCGCTCTCATGACCACGGCGGTCATATCCACGTGTGACCACGGTGTTGTTGCCAAAATCAAGAGGGTCATTATGGAGCGAGATACATATCCACGCAAATGGGGCCTTGGACCAAAGGTTTGAAAGCGCACAATCACGCTCTTAATATCtgatgttaaattaaaaacGCTTTGGTAAAAAATTGTCTGATTACTGCATCAGAATTAATGTTCAAATGTAGCGTCATTCCACCAGGAAATGTGAGTCTTGTTCTTGTTTTTTGGCATGACTTAAGTTTATCTTTCTTGTTTCAGGCTAGTCAGAAGAAGATGATGATTCAGAAGGGACTTCTGGACAAACATGGCAAACCCAACGGCAGCACGCCTGCAAATTGGAAGGAGGGTTATGTGGATTACAGGTAATGCTGGCTGAAAATCATCCTGTGTAACGCTGCGTTTTCACCAAACGCGTTacgcggcaagcgcgagtgatttacatgttaagtcaatgcaaagacgcgaatacgCATCATGCGAGGCAAATGGCGCGTTCCGCGGGGAAacgcacgagttgaaaaatctgaactttggcggatttccgcaccgcgttaaccaatcaggaccttgctgtagtagtgacaagattacaggaagcgagtggagtctcagcagagtcgcagaagcccctcccataaagcaaatttccgcgtgaatgtcttgaatgactagaaattcacgcgcaaatgaagcgagtgaactcaaatgttcaagcatccaactacacgcgaatagcgcgttttttccgcctctactgcggctgttGGGAATGCATCATAAGGGTTCAAACAAAAATGAATTTAGaaaatttaaacaaatgctTTAAGTTTTATCGTAATAAGGTTGGCAATCAGTAAAGTTCAGAGGTTTACCTTCACTTATCGATTGAAGTTGGTACATGGGATTATATTCGGCATGCTTTTTTGGATGGTTCTGGTGTTAatgtataaaacattaaaaccataaAATATGATGAACAGTCACACCATGTTCAGTAATAAGCCATTGCGTTTATGAATTACTGCATTGTGccataaaattttaaaatggcTGACACTCAAAATGGCCGACCCAGATACATTTGCTAACACTTAACACTGCGTTGCCCAAGGAATTTAAAATCTAAGACAATCGTATTATTTTTGGCTGAAGTATTTAAAGGTTATTATACTAAACATCATAAAATCATGCACTGTGGGCACACAAACCACTTTTGTGTGTCAATAAACACAAGCATTGCCAAGATACAACCTTAAGTCCAATAACCTTTTAGGTTTTAGTTGAATTTGTTGATGCGGTGCACAAGAACGGTTTGGTCGATCAAAACGCTTTTGATAACTTGAGAAAATAAAATCTTGACATCCATAGAAACGATTTAAATCGTAGTAAAATCAAACTTCGATGCTTGTTGTCTCTGGATTGGATTTTTGGACTTTGGGCTGGTTTTTAGAGGCAGTGTCACAAATCAGACACATGGTGTAGGATGAAAAGTTTGACAAGgagatttttatttcaaataatgcAGAAGATCTTCAGTGCACGAGAGCAGCTGCTGGTTACAAACACTAAGATGATGAATTGGTCCCACTGCTGACCTGGTTATAAATGATTGTCTTCATTTGAAATGATTCCCATGATAATGTGCAGGAGCGTGTGTGCagccaaaaatatgtttgtgtGGTGTTTGAAATTTCTTGTTTTAGCTTTTTGCTTATATCTTCAATGATACGATTGTGTTTATTTTCCAGCACTCCCAAAGCAAAACCAAAGGAGGAGGAGGCTGAACAGGCGggaacaaaggtatgttgtcgttctttagcatattttatttttgcatgctCATAGTCAGATTATTTGTGTTTTCTGTAGAGAAAGCGAGATGACAGCGGCAGTGATGATGCAGCAAACACATCAAAGACAGAGGAGGAACTGAAGaaggagaaaaagaaaaagaagaaagagAAGAAACTGAAGCAGGCGGAGGCAGAAGCTGAGACTCCTGAAGAAGCTCCAGCTGAAGATGATACTGAGGTGAGTTTAGATGCGGTCTGTTCAGGACTTTAAGCAGAAAGTTATCCCTCTCTAGCCTGTATGTGGCTTCAGGAGGAGTCGTTCTGCGAAATAAGAGCGGAGGGATGCATGAATGAACTGACAGGACACTTTACTTCTGTCAGCCCACATGTGTCCTCCACACTTTGACCAGCATTGATAACTCTTTATTTCATTCACACTTGATGTGGTTTTAAATAAAGCTTTGTGTTACACAGGTCACAGAGAGCACAAAGAAGaggaaaaagaagaaaaagtcAAAGGATGCAGAT
This sequence is a window from Misgurnus anguillicaudatus chromosome 9, ASM2758022v2, whole genome shotgun sequence. Protein-coding genes within it:
- the dkc1 gene encoding H/ACA ribonucleoprotein complex subunit DKC1, yielding MMKCACADHHTCSCAQSQKRAVKMADPEIGSAKKEKKKKTKKISEEEIGDIQESGDFLIKPESKVASLDTSQWPLLLKNFDKLNIRTAHYTPLPHGSNPLKRTIHDYVRTGFINLDKPANPSSHEVVAWIKRILRVEKTGHSGTLDPKVTGCLIVCVERATRLVKSQQSAGKEYVGIVRLHNALENEHQLARGLECLTGALFQRPPLIAAVKRQLRVRTIYESKLIEYDPERRLGIFWVSCEAGTYIRTLCVHLGLLLGVGGQMQELRRVRSGVLGEKDNMVTMHDVLDAQWQFDHNKDETYLRRVIFPLEKLLISHKRIVMKDSAVNAICYGAKIMLPGVLRYEDGIEVNQDIVVITTKGEAICTAVALMTTAVISTCDHGVVAKIKRVIMERDTYPRKWGLGPKASQKKMMIQKGLLDKHGKPNGSTPANWKEGYVDYSTPKAKPKEEEAEQAGTKRKRDDSGSDDAANTSKTEEELKKEKKKKKKEKKLKQAEAEAETPEEAPAEDDTEVTESTKKRKKKKKSKDADGGSE